CAAATGTCGGGGGTATATAATGAGGCAATAGGGGTTTAGAGGAGCCCGGGTTCATCATTATGAATACGGCATCTGGAGAGCCAAGAAAGGATTCGTGATACTGAAGGGATTTGCTTTTTTCTCTTGAGAGATGTTGGATGCTGAATATCTCCAAGAGACGGCGGCATTCAATGGTGGTTGATTCAAAATTAATATTGTAAAAAGAGCCATATACGCAGTACTTTTTCTTTAATTCGTCTGCGTAAACAAAGTTGATCATTCAAAGCACCTCTTTTAGTGACATTCGCCCACTATGACATAGAGTTCTTTAAGCACTTCTTTGATTTGCTCGTAGATATTTAAGCTGTCACAAGAATTTCTGCGCATCGCTAATGCGAGGATACGTTTTTTCTATCTTCTCAATAACTGCCGAGTATTGCTTAATTTGTTGGTTGATGTGTTCAAGGTGTTCTAGGTTGTCGGGCTGGCTTTTTTGAGATTCTAACTCTCTTAACTTTTGAATGAAGTGAAGGTAGATGGTCATAATTTCCTGGCCGCTAAATGAGAGACTCATTGGATTAGCTCCTTTGGATTAGAGTTTTAGTCTTAAGAACTATTATTCGTGAGACCATTGTACTACTAGTTTGCGGGTCGGACAACCGGTTAGTTATCATTAATAATTTATGGATTTTTATGAAAACAGAGTAGGCGTGATGATATACTCAATTTATGAGCCGGCAACTGATTTTACGAGATTTTCGGTTCAACTAAATAACGAGGAGGATACAATGTGTTTCAAAAAGTGTTGTCCCTGTTGTGCTTGCTGGTTGCACTGACGGTATTGCCGGCAGCAGCAGCTTCGCCTCCATTGCCGAACGACGTCAATATTGTCGCCCCAGGACCGGATGTTTCAGAAAAATTGGCTCCCCTCTTTGGGAAATGGGCAGGAAAATTCAATTGGACCGGGTTGAACGGTGGTGCTAGTGGCAGCCGTGAAATTGTCTTAGTCGTAGAAAAAATTGAAGGCAACCAAGTTAGCGTAATTCTTTCATATGGATCTGACCCTAGATCTGACGCCAAATGGACTCGGGCAGCCGGCACGGTATCATCAATAGGAAAATTGAGGCTTCCCCTAAAACCGCCGTTTACGCGTGCTGATCTAACACAAGAGTATACGTTGAAGCCAGATGGAACCTTAGCTTTTTGGGCGCCTCCAAGCTCTCCGTATGGATCTGATTTTAACGGGATCTTAAAAAAACAGCCATAATGTCTCAAAATACTGCTAGAAACTAGGAAACAGGATTGCAGCCCTTGGAATCACGGTTCCGGGGCTGTTTGTCTTTTGAGGTGCTAGGATAACGGTTGCTAGTGTTGGCTTTATTTAAGAAAGATGAAAATTGGGTATGGCAAAAAAAAGGAATATCCCTTAATTAACAGAATAATCTAAAATAATAAAAGGTTATATGAGTTGTATAAGCGATCATGAAGTCGTGAAGAAAATGAAAGACATTTTTATTAAAGGTTCGGTGTCAATGACTTCCTTTTTGTTTTCATAATGTGGATTAAGTAGAAGAAAGGTAGAAACTTGAAATTACGAAAATAGCAGAATCGAAAGCGAGAGATAATGAGATGACTCTTTTAGAACAAGTACGAAAAGCTTTCTTCAGGACAATTTCTGGTTATTTTCGTCTGCTGATTGTATCCATGGGCCTAATCGGAATGGTGTTGTTTTCTGTATTTACTTACTTTGAGATTAGTAATGCCCGAGAGTTTGCGTTAAAAAGCTTTGAGCAAACCGTTCTTTTAGAGACAAACTATATAACGCATTGGTTCGAAGATAATGCAAGCCGGGTACGGACGTTGTCTCAATTGCCGTCTGTACGCCGTGGTGATCTAACTACATTTTTTCAGCGGGTAGAGTTATTTGCTAAAAATAGCCCTCATATTACGGGGATTACGTTTGTTAACGCAAATGGAATTGCGGTATCTGGCGAAGATGTTTCAGATCGAGAATATTTTAAAAGGGCAAAGCATAGAGAAGAGTATATTAGTGATGCACTGCAAGGCCGTTCTAGTAAGGAGTGGATTGTAGTATTCAGTGCGCCTGTATTTAATGACAAAGAAGAGTTCCTTGGCGCGGTTGTGAGCGCAGTGAAGCTTGATGCCTTAGTTCAAGCGATGGAAGAATTTCATTTGGGGGCTACAGGGGAAACCTACCTAATCAGTGACTCTGGCATGAGAATCAGCTCTTCGCGGCTTAGCTTACCCAGTGACAGTAAAGAAGTTCCCTGGAAAGGACCTAGTGTAGAATTTCTTTATGGAACAGAGCAAGGGAAAATTATTTCTGGGGTATTTGAAAATGCCAAAGGAGAGAGTGTACTAGGCGCATATGGAAGCTTGGATAAGAGTAGATGGATTGTTGCTGGCGAGATTAATGAATACGAAATATTGGAGTCTGTTTACAATAAAATCCTAATCGCAGGCTTAATCAGTATTGGTTTGGGGATTTTGGTTTTATATAGCACAGCCTTCTTTTCAAGACGCATTAATCAGCCGATTGCTATTCTTGTTGGTCAAACCCAGAAAATTGAACTTGGCAAACTTCAACTGCTTCCAGAAACAGGAATGCTTCCAGAAGAAAGTCCAAGAGAACTAGTGGAAATTTACCGCGCGTTCCAAACTATGGCCAGGCAACTAATTGAAGATATACAAGAACTAGACTGGGTTAATGCCAAACTAACTGAAACAGAAGAACGATTCCGCGTATTAGCAGAAAGTTCGATGGTAGGTGTATATATTATTGATGAAAAAGGAAAAGCTAACTATGTAAATCCTAGACTGTGTGAAATGCTTGGCTATTCTGCGAGAGAAATGGAGGATCTAGGTTGTATTATGGAGCTCATCCATTCCGAAGATAAACCGGCAGTAGAACGCTGCTTTGAAGGCCGAAAAAATAATGAAATGAAAGCTAATATGTCTTATGAATTTAGAGTAGTTTCCAAGGCAGGAGAAATTATTCACGCCGATATATATTCGACAGTTTGTTATATTGATGAAAAATGGTCGATTATAGGAACTTTGATTGATAAAACACAACAAAAACAATGGGAAAAGATGATATACGCAAGCGAAAGAAAAAACAAGGCCATTATTAACGCTATTCCAGACACTTTATTGCGTTTAGATGCTGCAGGAACTGTACAGGAAATAATAACCTATCCGAAAAACGGTAAAAAAGAACGGCCAGAAGAGTGGCTTGAATCCATGCGGGAATTAAATTGCTTTTTTATTGAAAAACTCTTTGCGAGTGGAGAGATGCAGCACTATGAGCATGAATTTTTACTCAAGGGGGAGAGAAAGACCAAAGAAATTCGCATGGTTTCTTATGGCGACAACGAGATATTGCTATTGATTCGAGATATTACGGAACGTAAAGTAATGGAGGAACAATTGAAGCATCTTAGTTATCATGATGCTTTGACAGGACTATATAATCGTGCGTATTTGGATGAACACCTTACTGATGAAAAATTGCAGAACAAACGGCCAGTGGGCATTATAGTGGCCGATGTAGATGGCTTAAAGCAGGTAAATGATAAGCTGGGCCATCAATTAGGGGACAGGTTGTTGCAGAAGGCAGCCAGCATTTTGCGGTCGAACGAAAACCATATAGTTGCTCGTGTTGGAGGTGATGAGTTTGTCGTTTTACTAACTCAAACATCAGAAGAAGAAATTAAAATACTCTGCAATGAAATAGAAGAAAAAATAGATATATGCAATCAAGGCGGGGGAGAAGTTCCTCTGCACATATCGCTGGGATGGAGCATTGGAGACGAGGATATGCCCATCCATGAAGTGTTTCGCGAAGCGGACGATGCAATGTATTGGAATAAGAGCGTGAGAAAAGAGCGAGTACAGAGGGCGTTGTGCGAGCAGCAAAAGATGTGAGGGAAATTGCTAGGGCAATGAAAAGAAAGTTGTCATTAGAAAAAGTTGACGAAGAGTCTTTCGTCAGCTTTTTTCTTCTTACCTACCTTCATGCTGAATTTCTAAGGATGCAAAAGTAGAGAGAAAATGATTATGAATATTGACAGGCATCCCTTGCGGGTAGTATAATCTGACTAGAATCAATTAATGGGGTGATCAAAAATGGCGCGACCTCCACAAGACCCGCAGATTCGCATTAATGAAATCCTTGATGTTGCGGAACCTATGTTTTACGCCAACGGGTATCATGAAACTGCGATTAGCGATATTGTCAAAAAAATGGGTGTTGCTCAGGGGACGTTTTACTATTATTTCAAATCGAAGGAAGATATCCTAGAGGCCTTGATTAATCGCCATTTTTCCAAGTTCTTTTCGGAAGCGAAAGTTATTGCCAGATTGCCTTCTTTTTCTCCGACGCAAAAAATTGAGCGTGTCATTAATGAAGTGTTTCAGATGCTCAACAATAATGGCGAGGGCCTTTTGTTTGAGTATTTATATAACGATAAGTCCATTTGTTTTATGGATAAGCTGGCGCGGCAAGGCAAGCAACTATTGCAGCCGGTACTACTTGAGATTGTGGAAAGCGGCATACAGTGCAAAGTATTTCATGTTGCAAATGCAGTGGTGACGGTTAGAGTCATGGTAGCGATTTTAGATTCCTTGCTGGAAGCATTTTATGAGGGGACTGCAGATGAGTTGTTGCAAGCTCAATTTGTGCTTACCGAAAATTTACTGGGACAGGTGCTCGGCATGCATAGGGAAACACTAGCACTGAATAAAAATTTTAAATAAAAAGTGCCGTTCATGAATGCGGTTCATGGATGGCAGTTTTTTAAACTCATTAATTGACTTGAATCATAAAATACTGGTTTTTCGTTCAAACGATGAAGTGGTAGAGGAAGGA
This genomic window from uncultured Anaeromusa sp. contains:
- a CDS encoding diguanylate cyclase translates to MTLLEQVRKAFFRTISGYFRLLIVSMGLIGMVLFSVFTYFEISNAREFALKSFEQTVLLETNYITHWFEDNASRVRTLSQLPSVRRGDLTTFFQRVELFAKNSPHITGITFVNANGIAVSGEDVSDREYFKRAKHREEYISDALQGRSSKEWIVVFSAPVFNDKEEFLGAVVSAVKLDALVQAMEEFHLGATGETYLISDSGMRISSSRLSLPSDSKEVPWKGPSVEFLYGTEQGKIISGVFENAKGESVLGAYGSLDKSRWIVAGEINEYEILESVYNKILIAGLISIGLGILVLYSTAFFSRRINQPIAILVGQTQKIELGKLQLLPETGMLPEESPRELVEIYRAFQTMARQLIEDIQELDWVNAKLTETEERFRVLAESSMVGVYIIDEKGKANYVNPRLCEMLGYSAREMEDLGCIMELIHSEDKPAVERCFEGRKNNEMKANMSYEFRVVSKAGEIIHADIYSTVCYIDEKWSIIGTLIDKTQQKQWEKMIYASERKNKAIINAIPDTLLRLDAAGTVQEIITYPKNGKKERPEEWLESMRELNCFFIEKLFASGEMQHYEHEFLLKGERKTKEIRMVSYGDNEILLLIRDITERKVMEEQLKHLSYHDALTGLYNRAYLDEHLTDEKLQNKRPVGIIVADVDGLKQVNDKLGHQLGDRLLQKAASILRSNENHIVARVGGDEFVVLLTQTSEEEIKILCNEIEEKIDICNQGGGEVPLHISLGWSIGDEDMPIHEVFREADDAMYWNKSVRKERVQRALCEQQKM
- a CDS encoding TetR/AcrR family transcriptional regulator, whose translation is MARPPQDPQIRINEILDVAEPMFYANGYHETAISDIVKKMGVAQGTFYYYFKSKEDILEALINRHFSKFFSEAKVIARLPSFSPTQKIERVINEVFQMLNNNGEGLLFEYLYNDKSICFMDKLARQGKQLLQPVLLEIVESGIQCKVFHVANAVVTVRVMVAILDSLLEAFYEGTADELLQAQFVLTENLLGQVLGMHRETLALNKNFK